CTTCCAGAACAAGGACGATCGTATCATTTTCGCGATCCCCTATGAACGCGAATTCACGCTGGTTGGCACGACCGACCAGGCTTTCGAAGGCGATCCCGACACCATCGAGATCTCACCTGAGGAATCACGCTATATCTGCGAGGCGGCGAATGAATATCTGCGCGTCGACGTGTCGCCCGGGCAAGCCGTGTCGAGCTATGCCGGAGTGCGCCCACTTTACGACGACAAGGCCGCGAGCAATTCGACCGTAACGCGCGATTACGTGTTTGAACTCGACAAGGGGCACGATGGCAAAGCCCCTGCCCTGCTGTCGATCTTCGGCGGCAAGATCACAACCTATCGCAAGCTTGCCGAGCATGCGTTGGAAAAACTGCGCGTTCCCGGACAAAAGTGGACCGCTGAGAATGCGCTACCTGGCGGCGATATCGACCCCACTGCGTTTGACAGCTTCGTAGACGAAACGGCGCGGAGATATCCTTGGCTGCCGCAAAGCGCCCTTGCCCGGCTCACCCGGGCCTATGGGACAAGAATTGAGATGCTTTTGGCCGATGCGCAAGGACTGAACGATCTCGGTCCGCATATCGGCGGCGATCTATACGCGCGTGAACTCGAATATCTCGCCGACCATGAATTCGCCCTTTGTGCCGAGGATGTGCTGTGGCGGCGGAGCAAACTCAAGCTTCACCTCGATGAGGCCGCGCAAACGCGTGTCCACGATTGGTTCGAGGCGCGGAAGGTATCCGCGTGACCCAATTGTCGCGCAGCCTCGGCGGAAAGCCGACATTTCGCCGCGATCATCGCAAGGCCGATGGGCGGATGCTCTACCTTTATGGTCGCAAACTGCATGATCTGGAGGCTCAAGCTGAAAGCGCGGATGAGATCGCGCAAGGCGGTGAAATCCGTCACCATCCCCTACGCGATGAGTGGAACGTCTATGCGGCCCACCGTCAGAACCGAACATTCAAGCCGTCTGCCGCGCAG
The Erythrobacter sp. THAF29 DNA segment above includes these coding regions:
- the glpD gene encoding glycerol-3-phosphate dehydrogenase, translating into MSEHFDLLVIGGGINGAGIARDAAGRGLKVLLVEKDDLASHTSSASTKLVHGGLRYLEHLEFRLVRESLIERERLLKIAPHIIWPLRFVLPHDAGLRPKWMLRLGLFLYDHLGGRKLLPPTRTVNLREPPHADVLEERLTKGFEYSDCWVEDSRLVVLNCVDAKERGADIRTRTECIALERGEEHWTATLKGADGEEAISARMVVNAAGPWVDEVLGNAVPGERHENLRLVKGSHLIFPRLFEGEHCYIFQNKDDRIIFAIPYEREFTLVGTTDQAFEGDPDTIEISPEESRYICEAANEYLRVDVSPGQAVSSYAGVRPLYDDKAASNSTVTRDYVFELDKGHDGKAPALLSIFGGKITTYRKLAEHALEKLRVPGQKWTAENALPGGDIDPTAFDSFVDETARRYPWLPQSALARLTRAYGTRIEMLLADAQGLNDLGPHIGGDLYARELEYLADHEFALCAEDVLWRRSKLKLHLDEAAQTRVHDWFEARKVSA